From a single Photobacterium gaetbulicola Gung47 genomic region:
- a CDS encoding putative hydrolase (COG1735), which produces MLIDADGYTYCHEHLHIDLSAQKGDIDCRLDQYALIKAEMDALVERGVFNIIEVTNSFMGRNPQFIESLISDTGINILLATGYYIEGFFPPALYTKTARDISQEMIREIVVGIEGSSLKASVIGEVGSSENAFTDAEQKVFEAAAMAHYETGRPISTHQSMSTMGKQQIELLQRFGVDMERVTVGHCDLKDNLDDILWLLDQGCHIQFDTIGKNSYYPDSRRIDMLKALSERGRLDQVMLSMDITRRSHLKQNGGLGFCYLMDKFVPQLLASGISQAEIDMMLKHTPYKVFQ; this is translated from the coding sequence ATGTTGATCGACGCGGATGGCTATACCTATTGCCATGAGCATTTACATATTGATTTGTCCGCACAAAAAGGCGATATCGACTGCCGGTTGGATCAATATGCGCTGATCAAAGCGGAAATGGATGCTCTCGTCGAACGTGGCGTTTTTAACATTATCGAAGTCACAAATTCCTTTATGGGAAGAAATCCTCAATTTATTGAAAGTTTAATCTCCGATACTGGAATAAATATCCTTCTTGCCACCGGATATTACATAGAGGGATTTTTTCCTCCTGCACTGTATACCAAAACAGCAAGAGACATTAGTCAGGAAATGATCCGTGAAATTGTCGTTGGTATCGAAGGCAGTTCGCTGAAAGCCAGTGTGATTGGCGAGGTCGGCAGTAGCGAGAATGCTTTTACGGATGCTGAACAAAAAGTCTTTGAGGCCGCAGCAATGGCCCACTATGAAACAGGCCGTCCAATATCGACCCATCAATCAATGAGTACCATGGGCAAGCAACAGATCGAATTGCTCCAAAGGTTCGGGGTTGATATGGAAAGGGTTACTGTTGGCCATTGCGATCTTAAAGACAATCTAGACGATATCTTATGGCTGCTCGATCAAGGCTGCCACATCCAGTTCGACACCATCGGCAAGAACAGCTACTACCCGGATAGCCGTCGCATTGACATGCTCAAAGCCTTATCGGAACGCGGTAGGCTGGACCAAGTCATGCTATCGATGGATATCACTCGACGTTCACACCTTAAACAAAACGGCGGCCTCGGCTTTTGCTATCTGATGGACAAGTTCGTTCCCCAGTTACTGGCGAGCGGCATCAGCCAGGCCGAAATCGACATGATGTTGAAACACACCCCCTACAAGGTTTTCCAATAA
- a CDS encoding hypothetical protein (COG1725): MKTQYISKEGAAIINIARYLMSTAVNDRLRTIDALSEDIGVSVGFVQKALTTIEQQDAVRLSKQGRNGTFISKLDYRALAKLTGFSHIVCAMPLPYTKHYEGLASGLKQQIGDLPLYFAHMRGAGVRAECLLEGTHDIAIMSKLAAQAYSGGVVTAIDLGPHSYSHPHRLIFRQGEYEQIKYVGVDPDSPDQKLLTQSAFEGKPVTIVEINYADSMKLLLSGEIDAVVWLPEAIDMAKYGLAERPLDHIEQCQLASEAVMLVSGENPHITTLIRKLINIPVLLAHQQQVVRGEITPSY, from the coding sequence ATGAAGACGCAATACATCAGCAAGGAAGGGGCAGCCATTATCAACATTGCCCGCTACTTAATGTCAACGGCAGTCAATGACCGACTGCGGACCATTGACGCCTTATCTGAAGATATTGGGGTATCTGTTGGCTTTGTCCAAAAAGCACTGACTACAATCGAGCAACAAGATGCGGTGAGGTTATCCAAGCAAGGGCGCAATGGCACCTTTATCTCCAAACTTGACTACCGCGCCCTCGCCAAGCTGACCGGGTTTTCTCATATTGTCTGCGCTATGCCGCTTCCCTATACCAAGCACTATGAAGGGCTGGCCAGCGGGTTAAAGCAACAGATCGGCGATCTTCCATTATATTTTGCCCACATGCGTGGTGCCGGTGTCAGGGCTGAATGCTTGCTGGAAGGTACCCATGATATCGCTATTATGTCCAAGCTCGCGGCACAGGCCTATTCCGGGGGAGTCGTTACCGCCATTGATTTGGGCCCGCATTCCTATTCCCACCCCCACCGCCTTATCTTCCGGCAAGGGGAATATGAGCAGATCAAGTATGTCGGGGTTGATCCTGATTCACCGGATCAGAAGTTGCTGACCCAGTCCGCCTTCGAGGGCAAACCTGTTACGATAGTGGAAATCAACTATGCAGACAGTATGAAATTACTGCTTAGCGGTGAGATCGATGCCGTAGTATGGCTACCCGAAGCTATCGACATGGCAAAATATGGATTGGCAGAGCGACCGCTGGATCATATCGAACAATGCCAATTGGCCTCCGAAGCGGTCATGCTTGTTAGCGGTGAAAACCCCCACATTACAACGCTGATCAGAAAGCTCATTAACATTCCCGTTTTGCTAGCGCATCAACAACAAGTCGTTAGGGGCGAGATCACCCCAAGTTATTAA
- a CDS encoding putative transport system permease protein encodes MDMMNIGLVALLCAMTAFIANLSASVFHDGIRPILPQLVEGHMTRRDAGSVAFGLSIGFVASVGISFTLSTGLLNPWLLFLPTDILGVMIASHWLAALAGGLWGILVVTSLSGVNAVLTGLPIDALGALGELGTPVMTAFALFPLLAIFYQFGWKAGAIAAAVVLLSRLLTIQFTAIYPESIQIFVGMLMLVGTAVHKDINDKRNGITPPDMSGMHSLFDERTKRIMKHLPLLAATGSLIAIVANAGIFAGSEVSIYALADAYKLTDPIEKEAAMQQVALSEFMRGLGFVPLIATTALATGVYGVVGMTFVFVVGYLSPNIPVAAVLGGLTICVEVFLLRKIGHFLEQFPSIRNASDNIRNSMNTLMEFSLLIGGVLAVMKMGATTGLTIFTMLFFLNEVMGRPILKIAAPAVAAILTGVVLNVLYMFGLFSV; translated from the coding sequence ATGGATATGATGAACATCGGGCTGGTTGCCCTACTCTGCGCCATGACGGCATTTATTGCCAACCTCAGCGCCTCTGTGTTCCATGACGGGATCCGCCCAATCCTGCCGCAGTTGGTAGAAGGCCATATGACCCGCCGCGACGCCGGCTCGGTCGCCTTCGGCCTATCAATTGGCTTTGTCGCCTCTGTCGGTATTTCATTTACCCTGTCGACAGGCCTGCTCAACCCTTGGTTACTTTTCCTGCCCACCGATATCCTCGGTGTGATGATCGCCAGCCACTGGTTGGCAGCACTTGCTGGTGGATTATGGGGGATCTTGGTTGTCACCTCCCTGAGCGGTGTCAATGCGGTACTAACAGGCCTCCCCATAGATGCCCTTGGCGCGCTGGGCGAGCTCGGCACCCCGGTCATGACCGCTTTTGCGCTATTCCCTCTACTCGCCATTTTCTATCAGTTTGGCTGGAAAGCCGGTGCTATCGCAGCCGCCGTCGTTCTGCTCTCGCGCCTGCTCACCATCCAATTTACCGCCATCTACCCGGAGTCCATCCAGATTTTTGTCGGTATGCTGATGCTGGTCGGTACGGCCGTTCACAAAGATATCAATGACAAGCGAAACGGAATCACACCACCCGATATGTCGGGCATGCATAGCCTGTTTGACGAACGCACCAAGCGGATAATGAAACACTTACCGCTGCTCGCGGCAACCGGCTCGCTGATCGCCATTGTCGCCAACGCGGGTATCTTCGCGGGATCTGAAGTGTCCATCTATGCACTGGCAGATGCCTATAAACTGACTGATCCAATAGAGAAAGAAGCCGCAATGCAGCAAGTGGCCTTGTCCGAGTTTATGCGGGGCCTGGGCTTTGTACCGCTAATCGCCACTACGGCACTGGCCACTGGGGTATACGGCGTGGTCGGAATGACCTTCGTATTTGTCGTGGGTTACCTCTCGCCTAATATCCCTGTTGCAGCGGTTCTCGGCGGCCTCACCATCTGTGTCGAAGTCTTCCTGTTGCGCAAAATCGGCCACTTTCTCGAGCAATTTCCTTCCATCCGCAATGCCTCGGACAACATCCGAAACTCCATGAACACCTTGATGGAATTTTCACTGCTGATCGGCGGGGTACTGGCCGTCATGAAGATGGGGGCAACGACCGGGCTGACCATCTTCACCATGCTGTTCTTCCTCAATGAGGTCATGGGACGGCCTATCTTGAAAATAGCGGCCCCAGCCGTTGCCGCCATTTTGACCGGTGTCGTACTCAACGTGCTTTATATGTTCGGTCTGTTTTCTGTCTAG